The nucleotide sequence CAACCATGATATCCGCATTAAGACTGGCTAATTCCGTTTGTGCTTGCTCGTCTCTTAACGATGCTGGTTGAAAGACAGGAATGTTATTTTCCATTGCCAGTATTTTAACAGGGCTGGCTTGTAGCTTTTTCCCCCGACCAGCGGGCTTATCTACTCGAGAGTATACGGCGATGACATTATGATCTGAATTGATCAGCGCTTGAAGATGGCGAGCAGCAAAATCGGGTGTACCTGCAAAAATAACGTTTAATGGTTTCAAAAAATCTCTATCCTTTTCTTTCTTCGAGGCGCGCGGCTTTTTCAAGTTTTTGCTTTATTCTTTGTCGCTTTAGCGGCGACAGATAATCGACAAACAACTTACCTTTTAGGTGGTCTAACTCATGTTGTAAACAGATAGAGAATAAGCCATCAGCTTCTAAGGTAAACTCGTTACCTTCGGCATCTAATGCTTTAATGGTGACCAGTTCTGCACGTTCGACGTCGGCATAGATCCCCGGCACCGAAAGACAGCCCTCTTCATTGACGAAGTGACCGCTACTGGCAATAATCTCCAAATTAATGAAGACTTTTGGTCTCTCAACCTCATCCTGAAGATCCATTACGATCAACTGGTGATGATAATCGACTTGGGTTGCGGCTAGACCGACCCCCTTTTCTAGATACATTGTTTCTAACATGTTATCGATTTGAATTTGCAAGTCAGTGTTAAACTCAATAACTGGCTTGGCAATCGAACGTAATTTCTCATCTGGGAAACGTAAAACTTTTAATAAACTCATACATAAACTCTTAACAAGTCTGTCAAATCTTTATCAGTTGGTTATACTGACTTTAGCTAATGCTTCAATTTTAATCCTTAGTGACATTCAATAACAGCAAAAGCTCTCTATATACGCAAACTAGTTCAAAGTACTTTATATTTTACACCGAGTTCTAGCCTAGAGATTAAATAGCTATCAGCATGGAAAACCCCATGAAACGACTAATTTTACTCGCTTTAATGACATTTAGTTGCTCCATATTCGCCGATACTCTCACATTGAAATCCGGACACCCTGATTCCTATGTCGTTGTTAAGGGGGATACGCTTTGGGATATCTCGGGACATTTTCTTAATGACCCATGGCGCTGGCCAAAATTGTGGGGTGTTAACCCTCAAATCGCCAATCCTCACCTTATCTATCCTGGAGATCGCTTAACGTTAGTGTTTATTGATGGTGAACCCAGATTAGTGTTGAAACCTCATAAACGTAAGAGTCCCACAGGTAGAATTCAAGCTAAAGGTGATGCAATACCTGCAATTGATTTGTCTTTGATTCGTCCCTATCTTGTTCAAAATAGAGTCGTCGATAGTGATTGGTTCGATGATCAGCCTATGGTATTGGGTGGTGAGAGTGAATCTAGGCATCATATTATCGGTGATGTGATTTATGTTCAAAGCGTACTCACTTTAGGCGATAAATATGGTGTCTACTCAAAAGGGCGAGAGTTTGTCAGTAAAGATGGGGGAGATCTTCTTGGTCAAGAAGTCGTGTTAACTGCGAGTGGCCGAGTGGTTGAATCTGGTTCTGTTTCTAAAATTAAACTATTGAGTAATTTTCGTGAAACCAAAGCAGGAACGCGTGTTTTACCTATTGAGAATGATTCACTTATCTCTGCTTACTTTATGCCGAAGGCTGGCACTCTGGAGGGAACCGCCTCTATACTCGCATCGGAAAAGCATGTGAGAGAGATGGGTAAGCTTGATGTAGCCTATCTCGATAAAGGGAGAGAAGATGGTGTTGAACCTGGTCATGTCTTTTCTATCTATCGAGATGGTGTCGACATAGTGATAAATGGAGATGGCAAGCCAGTTCTACCGAGTGACCGTAGTAGTTATGATAACCTGTTAGGCGATATCTCTTCTGGTCATTCGGTCAAAATGCCAGATATCTACCGTGGTAAATTAATGGTATTTAAAGTGTTCGAAAAGACAAGTTTAGGTCTTATTATGGTAAACGAGAAAACGGTGAGGGTGGATGATAAATTGATCAAGCCTGATTCTCTTCATTTGCTAAGAGCATTTGCTGATTAATAGTTTCACTGAATTTGAAGATATAAGCTCTGTTTATCCAAGGGGGAGTGTATAACTGACAAACTGGTCGATTGGCTAGTTGTTAACGCAGTATCTGGGCTAGGTCCTGCTCGGATTCAACAGCTACTGAACTATATGGATGTAGAGGAGCTTAGGCAGATGTTAGAGCATGAAAAACATGCACTTCCTCTGCCTGAAAGTCTGCTTAAGCGTGAGCTTATCCCTAATTTCGCATTAGTTGAATCAGCTTTAGAGTGGCAAGAGTCCGCAGACAATCACTCTATTGTCTGTTTCGATGATCCCAATTACCCTAAGATGCTGCAGCAAATACCTTCTCCACCGCCTCTCTTATTTGTTAAGGGCGATCTGAGTGCTCTTTATCCGCCAAGTATTGCCATTGTTGGTAGTCGAGCCGCCTCCAGAGCAGGCTTACAGCTTGCTTACCAGTTTGGTAAAGAGTTAGGTGGGTTAGCGTTCTCTGTTAGCAGTGGGATGGCTGTAGGGATTGATGGTTCTGCACATCAAGGATGTATTGACAGTGGTGGCAAGACTTTGGCTGTTTTAGGCACTGGGGTTGATGTTATTTACCCTAAGCGACATCGCAAAATATATGAAAGTATTCAAACTAATGGCGCTATTATTAGTGAATTTTGGCCAGGTACTCAGCCTTTTTCTGGTAACTTCCCGAAACGTAATCGTATTATCAGCGGTCTATCTCTAGGTACGCTAGTGGTCGAAGCCTGCAGAAAAAGTGGTTCGTTGATCACCGCTAGGCTGGCTTTAGAGCAGGGCAGAGAGGTTTTTGCTATTCCAGGCAGTATATTGGCTGAAAACAACCAAGGTTGTCATGATTTGATTAAAGACGGGGCAAAGCTTGTCGAGAATGTGGCCGATATAATAGTGGAAGTATCAGTTTTATGTGATTTTCACCTTGAAGAATTGAAAAATAGTCACCATATAGAGGGGGAGAACACTTCTGATTTGCCATTTGCCTCTCTGTTAGCTAGTGTTGGATATGAGGCCACTGCAATTGATGTTGTGGTTGAGCATAGTGGAAAAGCCATAGAGTTAGTATTAGAGCAAATGCTTGAACTTGAGCTACAAGGTTGGATCGCTGTAGTACCCGGTGGTTACGTAAGAATAAGGAGGAGCTAGCCATGTTTGATATCCTCATGTACCTGTTTGAAAACTATGTTCACAGTGAAGTTGAGTTTCTCGTGGATGAAGATGAGTTAACACAAGAGTTAACACGTGCTGGATTTCATCAGTCCGAAATTATCAAGGCCTTGTCTTGGCTTGAAAATTTAGCCGAGTTACAGGAGGGTGACAAACCCTACTTATGCAATCATGCTCAACACTCCTTCAGAATTTACACTCAAAATGAGATGGATAAACTGGATGTTGAGTGTCGTGGTTTTATTCTGTTTTTGGAGCAGATTGAAGTCCTGAGTGTTGTGACTCGCGAGATGGTTATCGATCGTGTCATGGAACTGGATGAAACAGTTCTTATTCTCGAAGATCTAAAATGGGTTGTGCTTATGGTGCTATTTAATGTACCGGGTAATGAGTCAGCCTATGAGCAGATGGAAGATCTGATATTCGAGCAGCCCGATGGTAGACTTCACTCGTAGTGAACCGCATATTGTTGCGAAAAAGAAAGGAGGCTTAGCCTCCTTTTTTGTACACGGAAGTACTTATCCCTGAACGCAAGGATTGCGTAAGAAGGGATTTGTGTCCGGCCAACTATTTACCCTGAGAATAGGTTCCCAACATTTATCGGCATTTCCTCCTTGACCCACATGGAGGTGGGGAATGCCATGAAGGTATCTGGAGTATCTTTGGCCCTTGGAGGTCAGAACACTTGTGCTTACAAAATTAAAGCCGGCCAGCCTTCTTACTTAGCTTTTCAGTTTTAATAGTGCAGATGCTTATTATCTTGCTTTAGGTGCTCTGGCTGCAAATAGTCACGGTAACTGTAACGATTCTGTTTATGCAGCCTTGGTTTCGTCTTCTCTTTAGTGTCATCAAATTGCTCGACCTGAATATTTAACCAAGCGGAGAACTGGGGTTGATGCTGAATGAGTTTCTGCAGTAGTAGTTCATAACCTTCGAAGTAGTCCGTCTTTAGATATTGGCTTAATTGCACGAAATCACTGTGGTGATGCTCTGCTAAGAAGCGGACAGCCATATAACTCCATTTGTAAGTTCTGTCTTGACCGTCTTTATATTCGGTGGCGAATATCTCCTCCAGTGACGGCGCTTTATCAATATCACGCTTGATGATTTTGAGTGTATTTGGGTTTGAGTCACCCTTAGAAATATATTCAGCTAGCCCTTCAGACCACCACACCATTTTTGCTGGAAAATGTCCGAATCCACCATATTTCACAAAGTGACCATCTAGATAGTGAACGTATTCGTGGTTTAAATTCCAGATAGCAAAGTCAGGTTCAATCCAAAATTGTCGATAAGCGAAGAAAGTAGCCTGATTATCTGGCTTAGAAGGCGTGCCCTCGATATACATGCCGCCATTATCTGTGTTTATGTCGAATAGTAGCTGACCATAAGCATTATATTGACTCCAGTTTTTAAAGGCGACGACCCGTAATGCGGTACTAAAATCATTGGCGGTGGCTTGATGTCCAGTTTCAAGCACTTGATGGAAGTTGGCTTCTTGTGAGGTTAATTTGAAACAACTGGTCGCCAACTCCTCTCTATTTAGATCTTGAGCTAAGATAAATAGACTATCGGAGCAGGGATGATTAATGGGTAAAATATCAGCTAGTTCGGGGATACGACAAACATCATTGTTCTGCTCACAGCTCTCTTTCCCTGCAAAAGCGTTGACATGAAAACCCAATGTATAGGTGTCTTTGGCGTCATCACCTCTAGCGGCCACATCCGCCTTTGCTATATTGGCAACAGCCTGATCTATGCTGTTTTCTGCTACAGTAGGTTCATCATTTTCACTTGTTGGTAAGGCTAAGCGATAGAGTCCCAACGCCCAGTAAACGTTCGCTTTTGGCCAGTCATTTGTTGCTCTTATGCTCGTTGATGACCCAGCAAAACTCAGTAAAGGTTGAGCTAAATTCAATGCTATAATTTGCTTATTTAACTCGCCGTCGGTATCTTTTCTTGCACTATTAAATAGCATGCCATAGGCCTTGAGGGTTTCCCAAAGTCCGTAATCGTTAGTGATACTAGGCTTACTGTTTGCAAGTGAATTAAGTTGAGTTTCGAGCTGGGGGGCCAGTGTTGCTAAGTGTTGCGCGTTGTCATTATCAGCGTAGTAACGGTATAAAGTCACCGCGAAATGCTCTTGCAGGCGAGATGATTGAGTAAAAAATGGCTTAATAATGAGCTGAGACAGACCAAAAGTCAGGGTACTGATGCTATCGCTATCGAGTGTATCGATGGGGCCAAAATAACTAAAAGCACGAAGATAGTAGAGGAGCTTATCGGCTTGCTGTTCATCGGCTATAGAAGCGAGAGATAATCCGACCTGATCAAATGTTTCCTTTGTTAACAACGGGCTACTTGCATCAAATAGTGAAGGTTCGTTAACCTGAATGACTTTATCTATCTGAGCTTGATTTAAACTAATGTTCGGGGCAGAACTGCAGCCAGAGAGTCCAACGAGGGCGGGTGAGATAAGAGCAAGGGCAATGATTGAGCGACGAAACATAACAACTCCTTATTTTTGGATACAATATACTAATATTTTGTAAATATAACTAGTAGTATTAGTGTTTCCCTGTATCGCAATAGCTTGATAAAATATGACCATATAAGGTAAGTGAGATAAGCATGTCTAAGATCGATCAACAGCTATTTAGCTCCCATGAGCATGCACTAGAGAAAGAGTATGAACTCTGTCCTAAATGCGGCAGTGAGCTGTCAGTGAAAAACAGCAAGCATGGTGGTTTCATTGGCTGTAATAATTATCCAAATTGCGACTACACCAGACCATTGGTTCAGCACGAGTCGATAGAGACTCAGGTGATTGAGGGCTCATCTTGCCCTGATTGTGGTAATGAGCTGGCTGTTAAGTCAGGACGGTTTGGTATTTTTATTGGCTGCACTCACTATCCTGAATGCAAACATATCGAAAAGCATGATCAAGAGTTGGCAGGTAGTGAGATCCCCTGTCCTATCTGTAAAAAAGGTCATGTTGAGCATAGAACTAGCCGTTTTGGTAAGACCTTTTATGCCTGTAGTGGATACCCTAAGTGTAAATTCCTCGTTAACTACCCACCAGTAAACGAAGTTTGCCCTGAGTGTGGCTTCGGTATTTTAGTTGAACGTAAAGGTGCGGCTGGTGGAAGGATGGAATGCCCGCAAAAACAGTGCAAATACAAACGAGCCATATAGGCTTTCATCCTGCTATCTATAATTTATATAGATGGCAGCTTATTGGTTATTGAAGGTTTTTATATGTTAGAGCATACGCCTGCTGAAGTTAAACAGGTTATAGAGAGGGGGGGGGTAATCGCCTATCCTACTGAGGCGGTATACGGATTAGGCTGTGATCCCGATAATGACATCGCTATTACTCATTTATTATCGTTAAAGAAGCGGCCTTGGGAGAAAGGTTTGATACTCGTGGCTAGCGATTATCAGCAACTGCTCCCATATATCGATGAAGCTAAGCTTACTGAAGATCAACTTGAGCGAGTGTTGAGTAAGTGGCCTGGACCGTTTACCTTTATCATGCCGATTAAGCCGAGAGTATCCCACCTATTGTGTGGTCGTTTTAACTCACTCGCCGTCAGAGTCTCCTCTCATCCAACGATTCAGGCTATATGTCAACAACTAGGTAAACCATTAGTCTCTACTAGCGCCAATCACTCTGGCGAAGAACCCGCAATGAGTCGAGACGACGTCTTGGCTAAATTTGAGGGTGAGATAGACGCATTGGTTGTAGGCTCTCTGGGAGCGCAAAGAAAACCCTCCACCATAATCGATGCCATCAGCGGCAGCGTATTACGTTAATAAATATAATTAATAATTAAAGGGAAATATTATGCCTGTACCAGACGCCAGTGTAGTAAAAACGTTTTTACTCGATCTTCAACAACGGATTTGTGATGGTCTGGAACAGCTCGATGGTGGAACAAAATTTAAAGCCGACTCTTGGAAACGAGCGGAAGGTGGTGGCGGCACGAGTCGTGTATTAACTCAGGGGAAAGTATTCGAGCAGGCAGGTGTGAATTTCTCACATGTGACAGGATCAGCTATGCCAGCCTCTGCGACGGCTCATCGACCTGAGCTTGCTGGGCGCAGTTTCGAAGCCATGGGGGTTTCTCTAGTCATACACCCTAATAATCCTTATATCCCGACGACCCATGCAAATGTTCGTTTTTTTATTGCACAAAAAGAGGGAGCTGACCCTGTATGGTGGTTTGGCGGTGGATTCGACCTGACTCCTTATTACCCATTTGAAGAAGATGTGATTGAATGGCATCAACATGCCCATGACTTATGTCTTCCCTTTGGTGAAGAGGTCTATCCGAAATATAAGAAGTGGTGTGATGAGTATTTCTATCTGCCCCATAGAGGCGAGACTCGTGGTGTTGGTGGTTTATTCTTTGATGACCTCAATGCTGAAGGCTTTGAAACGAGTTTTGCTTTTATGCAAGCCGTGGGTAATGGTTTCTTAAGCTCATATGCGCCAATTGTAGAGCGTCGTAAAAATACCGAATATGGTGAGCATGAGCGTCAGTTCCAACTATACCGTCGTGGTCGCTATGTAGAGTTTAACTTGGTGTACGACAGAGGCACGCTATTTGGCTTGCAAACTGGTGGCCGAACCGAGTCCATACTGATGTCAATGCCGCCGCTAGTTCGCTGGGAGTATATGTACACACCGGAAGCAAACTCACCTGAAACTTTATTATATACCGACTTCTTAATACCCAAAGATTGGCTGTCGTTGAATAAATAGAGGCCGGTTTTGCCATAGATATATTAATTGCGTCTAAGATCAGTATGAGTAGACTGACAGTTATCACTCACGTTCGATAAGTATAGAGAAGAGTTATGACCGATAGATATGCCGTTTTTGGAAATCCGATATCCCATAGTAAATCACCTCTTATCCATGGGATTTTTGCGGATGAAACTGAGCAACTATTGGAATATGAAACCATACTCGCACCAATAGAGGGTTTTGAGGCCCGCTTGCAACAATTTTGGCGTCAAAACGGCAAAGGGGCTAACGTAACGATTCCCTTTAAAGAGCGTGCATTTAATCTATGTGATGAGTTGAGTGAAGAAGCAAGGTTAGCAGGAGCGGTTAATACGTTAACATTGCTCGATAGTGGCAAAATTCGTGGTGATAATACTGATGGATTAGGCTTGGTGGCTGACTTAGGTAGAAATATATCAGACCTGAGGGGCAAGCGAGTGTTACTTCTAGGTGCTGGTGGTGCGGCAAGAGGCTCTGTGCTACCACTTCTTAATGCGGGTCTCCAAGTTAATATCCATAATCGAACACAAGAGAAAGCGGAGACATTGGCCGAAATCTTTACGTCTTATGGCGATGTAAAGGCATTATCTATTTCAGAACTCTTGGCGCCATTTGATATTATCATCAACTCAACATCTTCTAGTCTTAGTGGTGATATACCGCAAATTCCTACTTTAGTGATTGGCGTTAACACTAGTTGTTACGACATGATGTATAGCAAAGAGATCACTGCCTTTAATCGCTGGGCAATAGAGCATGGCGCATCACAGGCTATTGATGGTTTAGGTATGCTTGTTGGGCAGGCTGCAAAAAGCTTCGAGTTATGGCGTGGTGTTACTCCAGAAGTTAACACGACCATTAAGGTGTTAAGGGAGAAGATAGCAAACGAATGAACCAGAGTATTTTATTTCCAGATCTACAAGAGTGGGATCAAGAACTGCAACAGATCCATTTCCCAGTTCAAGTTCAGGGGGCGAATATTACGTGTCGAGTCAGTTTGTCACGCTTAGCTCTGCTAGAAGGCAGAACAATTCTCGACAAGGAAGATGCCCTGAAAGTTTTTAATACTTATGGTTTCGATATTGAAGATGAAATAGAGATGCTCATCGAACAAGAGATGTTTGATGAGCAAGGAGGCGTTAGCTGGTTATAGTGACTGCTCTGCTAAGTATTCATTTTTCAGTCTGACATAGTTATCAGCAGATTCCGGCAAGAAGGCTAACTCTGCTTCAGTCAGAGCCCGGCTCTGCTTCGCTGGGCTTCCTACATATAGGTAACCACTTTTCAATACTTTTCCTGGTGGCACGAGTGAACCAGCACCTAAGATGATGTCATCCTCTAGGATGGCGCCATCTAATATAATGGCACCCATACCGACAAGAATACGGTTGCCAACAATACAGCCATGCAGCATCGCCTTATGTCCAATTGTGACATCATCACCAATGAGTAAAGGATTACCATCAGGTTTAGCGCTAGACTTACGAGTAACATGAAGCACCGCACCATCTTGTACATTTGTGCGTTTACCAATTCTAATATGGTTAACATCACCTCTGGCAGCCACTAAAGGCCAAATACTCGAATCGTCATCAAGACTAATATCGCCTACAAGCACGCAAGCCTCATCTATATACACTTTGCTCTTCAGTGTAGGAGTGAGCCCTTTATATGAACGCAATGACGCGGCATTTTTCGAAACTGTCATTAATTAAAGTCCTTAAAATAGCTATTTACAACATTATAAAGCCTAAAAAGTAGCTAGTCAGGATGATTTATCATCAAACAGTACTGTAAGAGGGTTTTTATTGATAAAAGCCCTTGCGCTCTTGGCTGATATCCCTATAATCCGCATCCACTGACACGGCACCGCAGGCCAACTACCCAGTCGAAAGGCTAGATAGCACGGGACTTGCAGCGTGATCAGTTCACTCTTTTAACGAAGAGTGAGAGTTAAAACTCCTCGGAGATTTGATTCAGGTGACAACCGCTTTACGAGCTTCGAGTTTTGCTTCTTTTCACATGAGTGATTAAGAAAGCATCGCTTGAAACACCTAGTAAAATAAGCGCTTGACGCCGACACTGGAGAGTGTAGAATACGCCTCCTCAAGCCAATGACCTAGCGTCTACCGGCAGTATCTGAAAGATTGATGCTAACGCTCTTTAACAATTCAAAACAAGAAATCTGTGTGGGCACTCACAGGTGTTGAGTTATTCGAAATTGCCTCTTTGAGGCAATCAAAAATTATCTCAATGAACCACTGAGTGACCATAGCAACGGACTTCAACTTCTTTCGGGAAAATGAGGTTACGGAGCAATAATATGTGAACTTCATGAATCTTCGGGTTTGTGAAAAACAGTATAATTCGTTGAGCCGCTGATTTAGCCTTACTTGTAAGGTGGATGACGCAAAAAACTTTAATTGAAGAGTTTGATCATGGCTCAGATTGAACGCTGGCGGCAGGCCTAACACATGCAAGTCGAGCGGAAACAGGAGAGTAGCTTGCTACTTTTGCTGTCGAGCGGCGGACGGGTGAGTAATGCCTAGATATCTGCCTAGTCGTGGGGGATAACAGTTGGAAACGACTGCTAATACCGCATACGCCCTACGGGGGAAAGGAGGGGACCTTCGGGCCTTTCGCGATTAGATGAGTCTAGGTGGGATTAGCTAGTAGGTGAGGTAATGGCTCACCTAGGCGACGATCCCTAGCTGGTCTGAGAGGATGATCAGCCACACTGGAACTGAGACACGGTCCAGACTCCTACGGGAGGCAGCAGTGGGGAATATTGCACAATGGGCGAAAGCCTGATGCAGCCATGCCGCGTGTGTGAAGAAGGCCTTCGGGTTGTAAAGCACTTTCAGCGAGGAGGAAAGGTTGTCGTTTAATAAACGATAGCTGTGACGTTACTCGCAGAAGAAGCACCGGCTAACTTCGTGCAGCAGCCGCGGTAATACGAGGGTGCAAGCGTTAATCGGAATTACTGGGCGTAAAGCGTACGCAGGCGGTCTGTTAAGCCAGATGTGAAAGCCCGGGCTCAACCTGGGAATTGCATTTGGAACTGACAGACTAGAGTCTTGTAGAGGGGGGTAGAATTTCAGGTGTAGCGGTGAAATGCGTAGAGATCTGAAGGAATACCGGTGGCGAAGGCGGCCCCCTGGACAAAGACTGACGCTCATGTACGAAAGCGTGGGGAGCAAACAGGATTAGATACCCTGGTAGTCCACGCCGTAAACGATGTCTACTCGGAGTTT is from Shewanella sp. MTB7 and encodes:
- the def gene encoding peptide deformylase, which codes for MSLLKVLRFPDEKLRSIAKPVIEFNTDLQIQIDNMLETMYLEKGVGLAATQVDYHHQLIVMDLQDEVERPKVFINLEIIASSGHFVNEEGCLSVPGIYADVERAELVTIKALDAEGNEFTLEADGLFSICLQHELDHLKGKLFVDYLSPLKRQRIKQKLEKAARLEERKG
- a CDS encoding LysM peptidoglycan-binding domain-containing protein, whose amino-acid sequence is MENPMKRLILLALMTFSCSIFADTLTLKSGHPDSYVVVKGDTLWDISGHFLNDPWRWPKLWGVNPQIANPHLIYPGDRLTLVFIDGEPRLVLKPHKRKSPTGRIQAKGDAIPAIDLSLIRPYLVQNRVVDSDWFDDQPMVLGGESESRHHIIGDVIYVQSVLTLGDKYGVYSKGREFVSKDGGDLLGQEVVLTASGRVVESGSVSKIKLLSNFRETKAGTRVLPIENDSLISAYFMPKAGTLEGTASILASEKHVREMGKLDVAYLDKGREDGVEPGHVFSIYRDGVDIVINGDGKPVLPSDRSSYDNLLGDISSGHSVKMPDIYRGKLMVFKVFEKTSLGLIMVNEKTVRVDDKLIKPDSLHLLRAFAD
- the dprA gene encoding DNA-processing protein DprA, whose amino-acid sequence is MDVEELRQMLEHEKHALPLPESLLKRELIPNFALVESALEWQESADNHSIVCFDDPNYPKMLQQIPSPPPLLFVKGDLSALYPPSIAIVGSRAASRAGLQLAYQFGKELGGLAFSVSSGMAVGIDGSAHQGCIDSGGKTLAVLGTGVDVIYPKRHRKIYESIQTNGAIISEFWPGTQPFSGNFPKRNRIISGLSLGTLVVEACRKSGSLITARLALEQGREVFAIPGSILAENNQGCHDLIKDGAKLVENVADIIVEVSVLCDFHLEELKNSHHIEGENTSDLPFASLLASVGYEATAIDVVVEHSGKAIELVLEQMLELELQGWIAVVPGGYVRIRRS
- a CDS encoding DUF494 family protein, with translation MFDILMYLFENYVHSEVEFLVDEDELTQELTRAGFHQSEIIKALSWLENLAELQEGDKPYLCNHAQHSFRIYTQNEMDKLDVECRGFILFLEQIEVLSVVTREMVIDRVMELDETVLILEDLKWVVLMVLFNVPGNESAYEQMEDLIFEQPDGRLHS
- a CDS encoding collagenase, whose protein sequence is MFRRSIIALALISPALVGLSGCSSAPNISLNQAQIDKVIQVNEPSLFDASSPLLTKETFDQVGLSLASIADEQQADKLLYYLRAFSYFGPIDTLDSDSISTLTFGLSQLIIKPFFTQSSRLQEHFAVTLYRYYADNDNAQHLATLAPQLETQLNSLANSKPSITNDYGLWETLKAYGMLFNSARKDTDGELNKQIIALNLAQPLLSFAGSSTSIRATNDWPKANVYWALGLYRLALPTSENDEPTVAENSIDQAVANIAKADVAARGDDAKDTYTLGFHVNAFAGKESCEQNNDVCRIPELADILPINHPCSDSLFILAQDLNREELATSCFKLTSQEANFHQVLETGHQATANDFSTALRVVAFKNWSQYNAYGQLLFDINTDNGGMYIEGTPSKPDNQATFFAYRQFWIEPDFAIWNLNHEYVHYLDGHFVKYGGFGHFPAKMVWWSEGLAEYISKGDSNPNTLKIIKRDIDKAPSLEEIFATEYKDGQDRTYKWSYMAVRFLAEHHHSDFVQLSQYLKTDYFEGYELLLQKLIQHQPQFSAWLNIQVEQFDDTKEKTKPRLHKQNRYSYRDYLQPEHLKQDNKHLHY
- a CDS encoding DNA topoisomerase family protein, which translates into the protein MSKIDQQLFSSHEHALEKEYELCPKCGSELSVKNSKHGGFIGCNNYPNCDYTRPLVQHESIETQVIEGSSCPDCGNELAVKSGRFGIFIGCTHYPECKHIEKHDQELAGSEIPCPICKKGHVEHRTSRFGKTFYACSGYPKCKFLVNYPPVNEVCPECGFGILVERKGAAGGRMECPQKQCKYKRAI
- a CDS encoding L-threonylcarbamoyladenylate synthase; this translates as MLEHTPAEVKQVIERGGVIAYPTEAVYGLGCDPDNDIAITHLLSLKKRPWEKGLILVASDYQQLLPYIDEAKLTEDQLERVLSKWPGPFTFIMPIKPRVSHLLCGRFNSLAVRVSSHPTIQAICQQLGKPLVSTSANHSGEEPAMSRDDVLAKFEGEIDALVVGSLGAQRKPSTIIDAISGSVLR
- the hemF gene encoding oxygen-dependent coproporphyrinogen oxidase; this translates as MPVPDASVVKTFLLDLQQRICDGLEQLDGGTKFKADSWKRAEGGGGTSRVLTQGKVFEQAGVNFSHVTGSAMPASATAHRPELAGRSFEAMGVSLVIHPNNPYIPTTHANVRFFIAQKEGADPVWWFGGGFDLTPYYPFEEDVIEWHQHAHDLCLPFGEEVYPKYKKWCDEYFYLPHRGETRGVGGLFFDDLNAEGFETSFAFMQAVGNGFLSSYAPIVERRKNTEYGEHERQFQLYRRGRYVEFNLVYDRGTLFGLQTGGRTESILMSMPPLVRWEYMYTPEANSPETLLYTDFLIPKDWLSLNK
- the aroE gene encoding shikimate dehydrogenase; the encoded protein is MTDRYAVFGNPISHSKSPLIHGIFADETEQLLEYETILAPIEGFEARLQQFWRQNGKGANVTIPFKERAFNLCDELSEEARLAGAVNTLTLLDSGKIRGDNTDGLGLVADLGRNISDLRGKRVLLLGAGGAARGSVLPLLNAGLQVNIHNRTQEKAETLAEIFTSYGDVKALSISELLAPFDIIINSTSSSLSGDIPQIPTLVIGVNTSCYDMMYSKEITAFNRWAIEHGASQAIDGLGMLVGQAAKSFELWRGVTPEVNTTIKVLREKIANE
- a CDS encoding DUF1488 domain-containing protein; translated protein: MNQSILFPDLQEWDQELQQIHFPVQVQGANITCRVSLSRLALLEGRTILDKEDALKVFNTYGFDIEDEIEMLIEQEMFDEQGGVSWL
- a CDS encoding gamma carbonic anhydrase family protein, encoding MTVSKNAASLRSYKGLTPTLKSKVYIDEACVLVGDISLDDDSSIWPLVAARGDVNHIRIGKRTNVQDGAVLHVTRKSSAKPDGNPLLIGDDVTIGHKAMLHGCIVGNRILVGMGAIILDGAILEDDIILGAGSLVPPGKVLKSGYLYVGSPAKQSRALTEAELAFLPESADNYVRLKNEYLAEQSL